The Candidatus Neomarinimicrobiota bacterium nucleotide sequence GATCCTCGCCGAGCAGCACAGGGTAACGATATTACTTATTTAGTCGATCAGAGCGACGGCGCCACAGCCAGTGGATTAAGCAGTGACGACACTGAGGAAGTACTCGATAAAGCTCTCGCCACGTGGAATAATGATAATAATTTAAGCAAGGTGAACGTGGTGAAACGCATCGACAACGGCGATGACCCCGACATCTACGACTCTTTCTTCAGTTCTGGCAGTAAAGGTGGTAAAGGTGGTAAAGGTAAAAATGGTAAATCTAAAAGTTTTGGAAGTTTCGGAAACCCATTTCTTGCGGACATAGTTGAGGCAGGCTGGCTGCCCAGAGCGTTTTTTGAGGCAGTGGGCGGACCCGGAGGCGGAGATGGAATATTAGCGTTTTCGGTTTCCTTCATATTTCTTGATGGCAGTGGTAATCCTACTGACATAAACGGAGATAATTATCTCGATCAGGCTCTAAACGAAGTTTACTATAACGATACATTTGGTACAGCAGGCGAAGCCCGTGAACTCTTCCCGTGGGGAATTAATATTGCAGAACCGGGGATAGATGTAGAAAGCGTAGGATTGCACGAGAATGGACACTCGTTGGGACTTGGTCACTTCGGACCACCACCAACAGCGGTTATGAATCCGGTATTTAACGGGATTCTAATCTCACCTCTTCCGGCAGATGATGCAGGTATGTCTGCTGTGTGGAAATCTTGGCCTAATTAATAAGATTTATTAATATCCTACTCGTTTATGACACTCACAATTGAGTGAAGGGTCATAGATGAGTGGATATTATCCGAAGCAGTAACTTTTCAGTAATTCCTATCTCCAATTGCCATATTCATCCCGGCGATTTATATTAGGTAAACGAATTTCATTAAAAAGAATAACATAAAGGAATGAACGCTGATGTATCTTAAATTAGAACCGATTGATTTTCAGAAAGACGTTATTGAAGCGAGCGAACATTCGCCTATATTAGTGGATTTTTGGGCTGAATGGTGCGGGCCTTGCCATATGCTGAGCCCTACTCTTGAAAAACTCGCCGAGGAGGCGGGAGAGGATTGGATATTAGTGAAGGTAAACACTGAACTGCAGCCTGATATAGCGATGAAATATAGTATCAGAAGTATTCCCAACGTAAAGATGTTCTATAAAGGCGAGATTTCCAGCGAATTTGTCGGCGCCATACCGGAGAGCGAAATTAATAATTATCTCGATAAAAACCTTCCGAAAGAATAGAGGAGCAGTGTTAGAAAAATCAGAAACAGAATGGAAATCAATTTTATCATCTGATGAATACGAGGTTACACGTAAAGGGGGAACGGAACCGGCTTTCAGCGGAGAATATAATGATCACAAGGGGAAAGGCGTTTATAAATGCGCCTGCTGCGAGAAAGAACTATTCGGCTCCGAAGAAAAATTCAGTTCAGGCTCCGGTTGGCCGAGTTTCTGGCAACCTATCAATGAAAAAAATGTCCGTGAACAAACGGATTCCACATTTGGTATGAAACGCACGGAAGTCATCTGTGATAATTGCGGGGCGCACCTGGGGCATGTCTTTGAGGACGGCCCTGAACCATCAGGTCTCAGGTATTGCATCAATTCTTTATCTTTGGGATTTGAAAGCGCCGAATAAACCGGGAGAAGATTCATATGAGCTACAAAGAGATTAATATCCGAAAATATTCAGCGCCATTAACTGTTCTCATAATGCTGAGTGTCAGTATGATGATGTTTTCTTGCGCTCATTCAGCCGTTCAGACTAAATCATCTTCAGATTATTTTGATAATACGGGCAGGGATGACGTACTAAGCGGCGGTGTAAAAATAATTAAAATCTCCACGCCTAAAGGTGATTTCAATGTTTGGACAAAGCGAGTTGGGAATAATCCTACTATCAAAGTGCTTACCCTGCACGGCGGACCGGCAGCTACACACGAGTATTTAGAAGCGTTTGACAGCTATTTCCCTGGAGCGGGTATAGAATATTATTATTACGATCAACTGGGCGCGCATTACAGCGATCAGCCGGATGACACCAGTCTTTGGACGACTAAACGCTACGTGGAAGAAGTTGAGCAGGTACGGCAAGCGCTGAATCTCACGAAAGATAATTTTTACTTATACGGACATTCGTGGGGAGGCATATTAGCAATAGAGTATGCTTTGAAATATCAGGAACACCTGAAAGGGTTGATAATTTCCAATATGGTACCGAGTATTCCTGATTATAATACGTATGCCGAAGAGGTTCTTTTTAGACAAATAGATAAGGATGTGTTGGCGGAAATTAAGGAGTTGGAAGCCGCCGGTGATATTGAAAATCCCAGATATATGGAACTGCTAATACCGCATCACTATGAAAAACATATTTTGCGCATGCCGGCTGAGGATTGGCCTGACCCGGTTAACAGGGCATTTGCTAATACTAATCCGAGTGTATATGTGCTTATGCAAGGTCCCAGCGAATTAGGCGCTTCCGGCAGATTACTGAATTGGGATAGGAAAGCGGATTTGCCTCTGATTTCAGTTCCGACTCTCACTATAGGCGCCGCCTATGACACAATGGACCCCGCTCAAATGGAATGGATGGCGGGTCAAGTGCAGCGCGGTAGGTATCTGCATTGTCCTAACGGAAGTCATATGGCGATGTATGATGACCAGCAAACGTATTTTGACGGACTGATTAAATTTATAAAAGATGTGGATAACGGGAATTTTTGATAGATATATAATCAGAAAGGGAAAGCGGAAGCTTTCCCTTTTTTGATCTTTACCATCTGAATAATATCATCATCCGCCGAATACTTGCGCAAAATCCTTCGCGAACGTTTCTATCGAGCGTGCTGGATTTCCTGTTATATCTTCCACGTCGCTTGATGTATAATCTCCCCAACCTTCGCTGTATGCTTTGAAATACTCAAGGTAAGCATTCTTATTCCATTCTGGAAAACCCATCCCTGAAAGCGATTCATCCGCAGCTTCCATC carries:
- a CDS encoding matrixin family metalloprotease yields the protein MKLRPASLLWLFALSVIIAGCEDTQPTAVNTDLEGTNNVTDALSKRSKPSASQAEGDSEVLAKMVDINEELAASGLNYAIESIEFFTIGKGRPSNRMHQQPFRWVPGDPRRAAQGNDITYLVDQSDGATASGLSSDDTEEVLDKALATWNNDNNLSKVNVVKRIDNGDDPDIYDSFFSSGSKGGKGGKGKNGKSKSFGSFGNPFLADIVEAGWLPRAFFEAVGGPGGGDGILAFSVSFIFLDGSGNPTDINGDNYLDQALNEVYYNDTFGTAGEARELFPWGINIAEPGIDVESVGLHENGHSLGLGHFGPPPTAVMNPVFNGILISPLPADDAGMSAVWKSWPN
- the trxA gene encoding thioredoxin, whose product is MYLKLEPIDFQKDVIEASEHSPILVDFWAEWCGPCHMLSPTLEKLAEEAGEDWILVKVNTELQPDIAMKYSIRSIPNVKMFYKGEISSEFVGAIPESEINNYLDKNLPKE
- the msrB gene encoding peptide-methionine (R)-S-oxide reductase MsrB, producing the protein MLEKSETEWKSILSSDEYEVTRKGGTEPAFSGEYNDHKGKGVYKCACCEKELFGSEEKFSSGSGWPSFWQPINEKNVREQTDSTFGMKRTEVICDNCGAHLGHVFEDGPEPSGLRYCINSLSLGFESAE
- a CDS encoding proline iminopeptidase-family hydrolase, whose product is MLSVSMMMFSCAHSAVQTKSSSDYFDNTGRDDVLSGGVKIIKISTPKGDFNVWTKRVGNNPTIKVLTLHGGPAATHEYLEAFDSYFPGAGIEYYYYDQLGAHYSDQPDDTSLWTTKRYVEEVEQVRQALNLTKDNFYLYGHSWGGILAIEYALKYQEHLKGLIISNMVPSIPDYNTYAEEVLFRQIDKDVLAEIKELEAAGDIENPRYMELLIPHHYEKHILRMPAEDWPDPVNRAFANTNPSVYVLMQGPSELGASGRLLNWDRKADLPLISVPTLTIGAAYDTMDPAQMEWMAGQVQRGRYLHCPNGSHMAMYDDQQTYFDGLIKFIKDVDNGNF